From the genome of Prionailurus bengalensis isolate Pbe53 chromosome D1, Fcat_Pben_1.1_paternal_pri, whole genome shotgun sequence:
ACCAGCTCCAAACTTGCTCTCCCAGCTCATTAGCACTTTGGGGATTGAAAGCAGTTACTGAAGCATGATTAGACTCCTTTCAACACAAAACTCAAGACGGGTATCAGCTAAAGGACAGACAGACGAGAGGAAGAGGGTGAGTTCAGTCATTCatcttttattgttttgtcttcttGCTTTATAGAGCACTTTAGATCTACAAGACTATACAGATGACTAAGTTCCTTGGATTTTAGTTTTTCTCCATGTACTCTCAATTCTGTCTTTTCCCCAATTCAGCCACAATCTTACCTTACCCCTGCTTTGGTGGGCTTCCTCGACTATGTTTGAGCCCTTGcaactagaaagagaaattaagaggaaatgaaattttgaagGAATTGTTATGCCCTCGAACAGAGATCCAGTTATTAATAAGTGGTTTGAAAATCAATTTGGAAGGGCTGTGATTGGCGCAGACTTTACATAGCAGATTTTCCAAACACCACAGAGACCCCTCACCTCTaaaaccctctctctcttttctaactGGTGGCCTGAATTTTACTATCTGAATCTTAATTCTTGGAGTCAAGCTTTGGTGCTTTTTGAATGCTCACCTTATGTCAAGAGGGACTCTTTCATTTCCATCAACTATTTGTACATTGTAGGACAATTTGTACATCTGTAAGACAGACCTGGAAGAAGATCTTGAGGGATTGGGCTCCAGCAGCAGTGAGAGGAGGAGGCATCATGAAGTGGaggacagagcccagggcaggaatAATGGGCAGATCAGATGGTCCACACCTACTCCCCAGTTTGGCCGAAACTCTTGTCATTACACCATTTTTTAATTCCATCACCAACTATTCTGTTAAGCTCGGACTAAGCAGACTTAGTACTGTCTTGCAGATATTTGATAAAAGATGAGCTGAGTTGTAAATCAACTTTATCAGTTCCCATCAATTCCTGAGTGTCTTCTGTGTGCAAGGTACTATTCTAGGTGCCTGATTTTGCTGGCTTATCATATCTTCACAATGGCCTCAAAGACTAGTGTTATTCACAAAGATGCAGTTCAGCAGTGAGGTCACTGAGCCTCTGAGTGAAGTGAGGTCAGCACTGAGTGCAGCCTCACTGAGTGCAGTGAGGTCACTGAGCCTCCCAAACTCTCCTTTTCCAGCTGCTATTGTTTATACTTATATCATAGGATAGTAGGGAGTCTAGACTCAGACCAAAATGAGCCCTGCAAGTTTGCTGTGAgtgaagattttctttctctgtgaaaaaaagaagaaagtcctCATGAGCAGAGTTCAGTGGCATAAAGTGCTCCCAAGAGCCCTTAAATACCTTCTGTTTAATGTTCTAGAGTAAGATTCAGGGCATCCATGGGCAAGAGTGAAACTCTGGGTatgctttttctcttgttcaaTTTGTCCAGATTCACTTTCTGTTTCTGGGAATGGTAAATTTCATTCTTAAATGTGGAAGTTCTCCCCACTGATGGCAACATTCAAACAGACTTGCAGTTGACCTATCAACCCCTAGATCATTAAATTCTTCAACCCCTCTCCTAAACACTTGTTACAAACCTACATGTCCCATCAGTGAACTCCTCAATTCAGTAAGGTAAGCACATTTCCCCCACATAAGGGGAAGAGTTTCCAAATAAGACCCAGTTCCTTAAAGAATTCTTTAAGGAATATTCACTGCTGATAGCAATCACAGACCCAATTAAGCAAAGTCTTATCTCAAGACCCATGAGCCTTGTGCACATTATCTTAAGCAACCCTTCAACAACTCTGTGAAGAAGTCACTGTTATCCCCGTTgtacaaatggagaaactgaaactcagaaagCCTAAATGAGTTGCCCAACATCCcacagctggcaagtggcagagtcaggatgaGAGCCAGGCTTGTCCTGAAGCCTACCCAGAATTATAACCACCACCTTACTCCCCTCCTTTTCCTGATAACCTGAAGAGGTGCCCCCCAAAAGACCTTGAATCACATTGCAGACCTCAGGTGTCTACCTAAGGGCAGAGCTCATGTGAATGGGTGAGTGCTCCAGCAGAGCTGTTTGGTGTTACTCACTGATGGtttgctcccctctctctttttttctcccttcccctatgttcatctgctttgtctcctaaactccacatatgaatgaaatcatatggtatttgtctttctctgactgacttatttcacttagtataaaacactctagctccatccacattgttgcaaatggcaagatttcattctttttgatgactaatattccatcatatatatacatatatatttatatatacataccatatttatacatactatatatacattcatatatatacattatatatatacacatacatattatacgttatatatacacattatatatacacatatattataaatatatatttatatatgcatactatatttatagtagcattatcaacaatagctaaactacagagagagcccaaatgtccagcaactgatgaatggataaagaagatgtggctctccctatagtttggctattgtttataatgctactataaacattgatgtgcatatatcccttcaaacctatatttttatatcctgtgggtaaatacctactagtgcaattgctgggtggtagggtagttctatttttaattttttgaggaacctccatactgttccagagtggctacactggtttgcattcccaccaacaataaaaaacaatttgccaaatcctccccaacatctgttgtttcctgtgttgttaattttagcctttctgacgggtgcgggtggttttgatttgtattttcctgaggatgagtgatgttgagcatcttttcttgtgtctactagacatctggttgtcttctttggaaaaatgtctactcatgtcttctacccatttcttaactagattacTTGGTTTTGGGGTGTTAAGTTTGGTAAGCTCGTTCTAGATTttggtactaaccctttatcagatatgtcatttgcaaatatcttctcccaacccgcaggctgccttttagttttgtggattgtttccttcactgtgcagaagctttttgtcttgatgaagtccaacAGTTGCCCTTGGATTATCACTATTGTGCCAGGTCTACTCTTCTCTTTGTGGTCCATGAGAAGCATGTCCACAGCTAAGGCCTGGAATAGCTCTTCTGTAACCATGTTCATATTCCTGGGATTTGCAGACCATCCAGAACTCCAGACCCTTCTCTTTGTGACCTTCCTGGGTATCTATCTTGTGACACTGGCCTGGAACCTGGCCCTCATCTTTTTGATCAGAGGTGACCCCTGTCTGCAcacacccatgtacttcttcctcagcAACTTGTCTTTCATCGACATCTGCTACTCTTCTACAGTGGCCCCCAAGATGCTCACTGATTTCTTCCAGGAGCAAAAGACCATATCATTCTTGGGCTGTGctgctcagttttttttcttcgTCAGTATGGGTCTCACTGAGTGCTTCCTCCTGACTATCATGGCATACGACAGATATGCAGCCATCTCCAGTCCCCTGCTCTACACAGCCATCATGTCCCAGGGCCTCTGCACACGCATGGTGCTTGGGGCATATGTTGGTGGCTTCCTGAGCTCCCTGATCCAGGCCAGCTCCATATTTCAGCTTCACTTCTGCGGACCCAACATTATCAATCATTTCTTCTGTGACCTCCCTCCAGTACTGGCACTTTCTTGCTCTGACACCTTTCCTAGTCAAGTGGTGAATTTTCTCGTGGTAGTCACTATTGGGGGGACATCGTTCCTCATCCTCATCATCTCCTACAGTTACATAGGAAATGCTGTCTTGAAAATCCGTTCAGTGGAAGGCCGAAAGAAAGCCTTCAGCACATGTGCCTCACACTTGATGGTGGTGACTCTGTTGTTTGGGACGGCCCTTTTCATGTACCTGAGACCCAGCTCCAGCTACTCGCTTGGCAGGGACAAGGTAGTGTCTGTGTTCTATTCACTGGTGATCCCCATGCTGAACCCTCTCATTTACagtttgaggaacagagagatcaaAGATGCCCTATGGAAGGTGTTGGAGAAGAAGAAACTGTTTTCCTAGTTCAcgattgaaaatatatttctccaGAGACAAATGATCTCTGGCATCTACCTACACCTCTGACATTGACAAGGGAGACATCTTGTGTGCATATTTGAAAATGGAGGCTCCTCCCACCAGATTTCTCTCACCATTCCTCATGGCCATCTGCCTACTGACCCACCATGGATAGTCAAAAGGAGGAAGAGATTACTTCAGCAAAAACATCACCCCAGGATACCCAATTGGTATTACAACAACCACCTTTTATTGGGTGCTTAATGAGTACCAGGCACAAAcgttatttaattaaataatgacGCACATAGCACCATCCCCATGTTATAAATGAGGAGACAAAGTCCCAGCAAGGAAGACTGACTTGCCCAGGACCATACAGGAAAAGGTTGAACCCATTCAGACCCAGGTTTTCCGAACTCCAGAGCCAGTGCTCTGCCCAAATGCTACCTTCCACATTCAACAACAAACAACCTTGAAGTTGTACAAGTGTATGACTCTTGTTACTGGCATATGGCAGAACCCAAAAAGATACACTATGTATGGTTGAGGTGAATGAGAGGCATAAGATACCTACTCCATTAAACACTCTTCCAAGACCTCCCTGTTAGATTGCCATTACAGCTACTCAATTATTTGCTAACACTGAAGGACATTACCCTTTGCCGCCATTTTTCTCTATCTCCACTACATTGGGGCCTAGAAATTCTGAACTCAACGGAATCACATCAGTGCTCTTCTTCCCAGTCTCAATCACTGAAACCACCTAGTTGGTCAGTATCTTCCAGATTTCTACCACGTCATCCTGTTCAACACCTGACTCCATTTCATAGTATGGTCTCCTTTTCTCACCATATTCTGAGTTCTTCTTGCTCTCTTCTATTTGAACCCATTGCTCCTATAAGATCCTTGCTTCTTTCCCTGTATAGATTAGCCCTTGCAGACCCACAGTGAGTATTATTTGCTATCATCTCAGGAAGGTATACCCAGGCTCTCACCTCCAGGTCATTACTCCTTTATGGAAGGTACTTACAGTGGCATTGATCAGCACAACCATTTCTCCTGGCAAATCCCTCTCTCATTGTTCTGTGGCTCTGTTCCCTTCCCAACACACTGACTTTCCATTCGTGCAGGTCTAGTGGATATGCAGAAAgatttaatttgattttgttgTTCATGTAAGTGgattaattatttcctttgtatCTGGAAGAGTGTAAAGAATGCACGGGGAAGAAAGATATCTGTGTTAGGTCTCCTGGT
Proteins encoded in this window:
- the LOC122482836 gene encoding olfactory receptor 5A1 gives rise to the protein MSTAKAWNSSSVTMFIFLGFADHPELQTLLFVTFLGIYLVTLAWNLALIFLIRGDPCLHTPMYFFLSNLSFIDICYSSTVAPKMLTDFFQEQKTISFLGCAAQFFFFVSMGLTECFLLTIMAYDRYAAISSPLLYTAIMSQGLCTRMVLGAYVGGFLSSLIQASSIFQLHFCGPNIINHFFCDLPPVLALSCSDTFPSQVVNFLVVVTIGGTSFLILIISYSYIGNAVLKIRSVEGRKKAFSTCASHLMVVTLLFGTALFMYLRPSSSYSLGRDKVVSVFYSLVIPMLNPLIYSLRNREIKDALWKVLEKKKLFS